In a genomic window of Bacteroidia bacterium:
- a CDS encoding FRG domain-containing protein: MKNITVYNFQDFHEIVSNYSEEMIFRGVSRKSYELVPKVGRKRYFSNSEVKSGSTSLDIYEQKLMSEFQNIALPFIDNIPKSEWEWWAVAQHYGLPTRFLDWTKNPLVAAYFAIEDCNMEEDCVVYASARKQFDVDIDLADYLSPLEIGEIFLFHPPHIAKRITAQSGLFTVHNNPTIPLDKTKITHSDDSKKKQGRNYKVDRIVIDRNFKKEFKNILNLYGWNQATIYPGLDGVTGYLDWLTIDAV, translated from the coding sequence ATGAAAAATATTACAGTTTATAATTTTCAAGACTTTCATGAAATTGTCTCTAATTACTCTGAAGAAATGATTTTTAGAGGTGTGTCACGTAAATCTTACGAACTTGTTCCTAAAGTTGGACGCAAAAGATATTTTAGTAACTCAGAAGTTAAAAGTGGCTCAACCTCGCTAGATATATATGAACAAAAGTTAATGAGTGAATTTCAGAATATTGCTTTACCCTTTATTGATAATATTCCAAAATCTGAGTGGGAGTGGTGGGCTGTGGCCCAACATTATGGGCTTCCTACACGATTTTTGGATTGGACAAAAAACCCCCTTGTTGCTGCATATTTTGCAATCGAAGATTGTAATATGGAAGAGGACTGTGTTGTATATGCGAGTGCTAGGAAACAATTTGACGTAGATATTGATCTAGCTGACTACCTATCTCCGCTAGAAATTGGAGAAATTTTCTTATTTCATCCACCTCATATTGCCAAAAGGATAACGGCTCAAAGTGGCCTTTTTACGGTCCACAATAACCCAACCATACCTTTAGATAAGACAAAAATAACGCATTCAGATGATAGTAAAAAGAAGCAAGGGAGGAATTATAAAGTTGATAGAATTGTAATAGATAGGAATTTTAAAAAAGAATTTAAAAATATATTAAACTTATATGGATGGAATCAAGCTACAATATATCCAGGATTAGATGGGGTTACAGGATATCTAGATTGGTTGACTATTGATGCTGTTTAA
- a CDS encoding sce7726 family protein translates to MKLVEEQLLEEIEKTTSLAKIVDAAKYLNENYSLFSTDSILWDHLKIAFNHKHEALFNKYSNQIIANKLINLVLLKYYPSERVIKHALVDFLKSDQDTILFEMPILSSRVDIGRINGKSYAYEIKTELDSLNRIEKQINDYSQVYEYVILVIAPVFLNEVLTLVPDYCGIWVYNHNKGSKKITFSKKRSPRKSPLLNSNSQLNNLSQHSLNSILKNKNIKNIPLRKEDKIELIEDLYKPRTINTKFKALTKQAYKNNWDFIVENYSSILPIDVQTFFNSPIEPNLVYFK, encoded by the coding sequence ATGAAATTGGTTGAAGAGCAATTGCTAGAAGAGATTGAGAAAACAACCTCTTTAGCTAAAATAGTAGATGCTGCTAAGTATCTTAATGAAAATTATAGTCTATTTTCAACAGATTCTATCTTATGGGACCATCTTAAGATTGCTTTTAATCACAAACATGAAGCTTTATTTAATAAATATTCTAATCAGATTATTGCAAACAAGTTAATAAACCTTGTTTTACTAAAATACTATCCTTCTGAAAGGGTGATTAAGCATGCATTGGTCGATTTTCTAAAGAGTGACCAAGACACAATATTATTTGAAATGCCAATATTAAGTAGCAGAGTCGATATTGGTCGAATTAATGGAAAATCATACGCTTATGAGATTAAAACAGAATTAGATTCATTAAATAGAATTGAAAAACAAATCAATGATTATTCACAAGTTTATGAATATGTTATTTTAGTTATCGCTCCTGTATTTTTAAATGAGGTTTTGACTTTAGTGCCAGATTATTGTGGTATATGGGTATACAATCACAATAAAGGATCTAAGAAAATAACCTTTTCTAAAAAGCGCTCTCCAAGGAAATCTCCTTTGCTTAATTCTAATTCGCAATTAAATAATTTATCTCAGCATTCCCTTAATTCGATACTTAAAAATAAGAACATTAAAAATATCCCACTAAGAAAAGAGGATAAAATCGAACTAATTGAAGATTTATATAAACCAAGAACCATAAATACTAAATTTAAGGCTTTGACTAAACAAGCATATAAGAATAATTGGGACTTTATAGTAGAAAACTACTCATCTATTTTACCAATAGATGTCCAAACTTTTTTCAATAGTCCTATTGAACCCAATCTAGTTTATTTTAAGTAA
- a CDS encoding beta family protein, with translation MYVPILKNRIIEMSIVKELYEVGLSSNTIPLIEIIQKRTRSNSKKTYVDELKDVFLNKNSSFFLDFPKIQVTTSTTKSVQDFLTKVNRQSSFVNEQFELCKNIRGIIPVLSYVERELVKVDVLKDDLKVLNDNFNKVALRLTPIQLNNLSKNSLLDINDYDYILLDIGESSHINPVFKDTYKLLKELKLSKSVKTIILNSNRPKSLLNKDIVDNKPIQGIDNSLLEMYFHERYGFDGFGDYASITSILPTTGGSISPAGIYYSYNNNYFIGFRGKTRLLSEFSEHIAPSIIKSPYWNEFTPEHHEKCPGCRKIKNIADGKESGRNQGLWKGITMSHYIYTLDEKSV, from the coding sequence GTGTACGTTCCAATATTGAAAAATAGAATTATAGAGATGTCTATAGTAAAAGAATTATATGAAGTTGGTCTTAGTTCTAACACTATTCCTCTTATAGAGATTATTCAAAAGAGAACACGAAGTAATTCTAAAAAAACATATGTAGATGAGTTGAAGGATGTATTCTTAAACAAAAATAGTTCTTTTTTTCTTGACTTCCCAAAAATCCAAGTAACTACATCAACAACTAAATCTGTACAAGACTTTTTGACGAAAGTAAACAGGCAAAGTTCTTTTGTTAATGAACAATTTGAGCTATGCAAAAACATCAGGGGAATTATTCCAGTTTTATCTTATGTAGAAAGAGAATTAGTTAAAGTAGATGTGTTAAAAGATGATTTAAAAGTGCTTAACGATAATTTTAATAAAGTTGCCTTACGATTGACTCCAATACAACTAAATAACTTGAGTAAGAATTCTTTATTGGATATTAATGATTATGACTATATTTTATTAGATATTGGAGAAAGTAGTCATATAAACCCAGTTTTTAAAGATACTTACAAGCTACTAAAAGAATTAAAGCTTAGTAAATCAGTTAAAACTATTATCCTTAATTCGAATCGTCCTAAAAGTTTACTTAATAAAGATATCGTTGATAATAAACCTATTCAAGGAATTGATAATAGCTTGCTAGAAATGTATTTTCATGAAAGGTACGGTTTCGATGGATTTGGAGATTATGCCAGTATAACTAGCATTTTACCAACAACTGGAGGATCTATTAGTCCTGCTGGTATTTATTATTCATATAATAATAATTACTTTATAGGATTTAGAGGTAAGACACGATTATTGAGTGAGTTTAGTGAGCATATTGCTCCCTCAATTATTAAGTCACCTTATTGGAATGAATTTACCCCAGAGCACCATGAAAAATGTCCAGGCTGTCGTAAAATAAAAAATATTGCCGATGGAAAAGAGTCAGGAAGAAACCAAGGACTATGGAAGGGCATTACTATGAGTCACTATATCTACACTCTAGATGAAAAGAGTGTTTAA